TTAGGATTACCTAATCCCGAAGAAAGACTTGTCAAAGCCGAACTTGCTCGTAAAATTAGTGAAATCATTACTACTCGAAAATTAACACAAGTGCAAGCTGGTGAAATTTTAGGAATTGATCAGCCTAAAGTTTCTTCATTAATTAGAGGACGATTAAGCGGGTTTTCACTTGATAGATTGATTAGCTATTTGAATAGTTTGGGTAATGATGTAGAAATCACAATTAAACCCAAACCTGAAAATCGCCCAATTGGACGTACAACCGTAGTCTGTTAATAACATTATTCCAGAAGTGCGGTAAACTACCCGCTTTTTCATAAGTCTACTTTTGAATATTATTCGGCAGCGTCAATATTCAGTAATCGCAATTTTTTAGCTAGTTCCTGCTCAATGTTGCGATTGACTTTTATAGTGCGATCGTCATAGGAAAGACTGCAAATAGGGCATTGGTGATTGTTAACAAGCTGTATCGATTTGGGAGCAACGCGATTTGGTGAGGTGCTAAAAATTAGGGGTATAAATCATCTATTTTTATTGAGAATCTAGCTATATAACTGAGAATTAAACCCCGATCTCACTTTTTCGCGTTGCCCCTTATCGATTGATAGTCACGCACCTATTTCAAGATAGCCTTTGATAATATGGCTCAAAAGGTTGATAAGTATCTAGGAATTCAAATGTACTCGCTAATGTAGTCATTGAACGAGATATCGCTACCCTCTGAGAGTCTATCAATTCCTTTATTTCGGGTATTGTAATTAGTTCTTCAAACTCAGATTCAATAACAATTAAAAAATTTATTTCTTTTCTAGAATCATTTTTTATCTCATCGTGCGTTATTAGAAATGGGTAAGTCACCTCTTTTTCTAAATCAAAATAACAAACTTCCCAATTTTTATCCGGTAGCTTGTAAATATTTTCTTTGTTTACAAGCAATTCCTGTCCTGCCTTAAAGTCTTTCGGTTGGTTAAGAGGAATACACTCTTTATAATGTCTCTGTTTGACATCATCATAAAGTTTAATTTTCATTTGTTTACTGGTATGTTAAATCAATCTTTACAGCTACCAAAAATTATCTTTGCTTTGGGATAAATTCAAAGTAACATCAGTTTTCTGACCTAGCACGGCGATCAATGGCGCGTAATTGCGCCTCACCATAAATATACTGCCCCAAAGCATTAGCTTGCCTAGCGGGTGCCGCTAAATGGACATAAATCTTTGCTTCCTTGAGTAGACGTTGAACGTCATCCCAGTAGAATTCACCGCCACCACCAGTAATAATCACATCAGTTACACGCTCTGGCAACCAGGCTAGAACACGGCTACAGATTTCACGAGAAAACATCTCTGTGAGGTTAGGAAGAAAATCGTCTAAGTTAGTGAGTTTGCTTGCTCCTTTAGGAAGATAAAAACGCTCGCCTCTGGGTTTGTTAACAGCAGAAATCAGCGCTAGAGATTGACTATCAGCACCTTCTATTTCAGCAGATACCAGTTCATAGAACTTATGCATACCAAAGTCTTCACTCTTAGAAGCATCTCTAGTAAAACGGAATTTATCTACCATCAAAAGATCGACGGTTTGATGTCCGATATCAACTATCGCCACCGATATTTTTGTAAAATCGGGACTGTTAGGACTTTTCTTAGGTTGAGCTTCAGACCACAACAGGCTGCCATAGCCCTCTGGCATTACCCATACCTTACTGACATTCAGCGACACAGATTCGCCTCGGAAGTTCAACACGTGAGGGCCACCTACTTGACTAATCAATTGTGCTTTTTCTTTTTCAAATTGCTCTAAAGAAAGAAAAGGCAGACCAAGTACAACTGAGATATCGTCTCTGAGTTTGAAGTAGCCAGCACTTGCTAAAACTTTTACCAGTGCAGCTTCTACCTTAGATTGTCCGACTCCTAAATTCGCCCCAAAATCGGCTGCCAGTTGACCAACAGCATATCCATTTCCTTGATACTCCAGCCACAAATCCATTAAGGGGTCAGTAGCTCTGGCTTCAAAAACACCACCGCGTACTTGTTCTATTGACATCTGCTTGACGTTGGCAGGTACGAACACCACACTGCCTGGTTCACGACTCACACAAGTTTTTGTGGAAGTTCTGCCTAAGTCAACACTGAGAAGAGTTTTACTGCCAACATTGTTGGGTTTTACAGTGTTGATTTGTTTAGTTGCTGCTGTTGCTGTTAAAAGACGTGCATAGTAGTCATTAGGAACAATAATTAACTCCTCTTTTAAGAGGTATAGAACTTGGTTAGTTTGCTCCACTGCTGCTTGAAATCTATTTAAAGCATCTGTTGTAGATTCTCTATCAATCTCCCACATTAAGGAAATGAGATTCTGTTGCAATCGCACTGCCAAACGCAAACAGTCTTTTTCTACTTCATCTAATGCGTGTTGGCGAGTTAAATCATTAATCTGCCTTTTGCTCTGATCAGCAAATTCATAATATTTCTTCTCTAAATTAGCGTATTTGTCTGTTAATTCATTTGCAACTTGTCTGTGATGCTTGCCTGCTTGTCTGTCCTTTTCTCCAGCAGCATGAGCAGTAAAAGCACCTGCGACAGCACCAACTGCCGCCCCTAAAACACCAAACAGAAGAGGAATTATAAAAATCATACAATTTTTGACTAATTCTCTAGGAATGAGGAGGAAGGTAAA
This portion of the Nostoc sp. GT001 genome encodes:
- a CDS encoding helix-turn-helix transcriptional regulator; translated protein: MSNENNVYVSSGNVFADLGLPNPEERLVKAELARKISEIITTRKLTQVQAGEILGIDQPKVSSLIRGRLSGFSLDRLISYLNSLGNDVEITIKPKPENRPIGRTTVVC
- a CDS encoding ParM/StbA family protein, coding for MNTVKPNNVGSKTLLSVDLGRTSTKTCVSREPGSVVFVPANVKQMSIEQVRGGVFEARATDPLMDLWLEYQGNGYAVGQLAADFGANLGVGQSKVEAALVKVLASAGYFKLRDDISVVLGLPFLSLEQFEKEKAQLISQVGGPHVLNFRGESVSLNVSKVWVMPEGYGSLLWSEAQPKKSPNSPDFTKISVAIVDIGHQTVDLLMVDKFRFTRDASKSEDFGMHKFYELVSAEIEGADSQSLALISAVNKPRGERFYLPKGASKLTNLDDFLPNLTEMFSREICSRVLAWLPERVTDVIITGGGGEFYWDDVQRLLKEAKIYVHLAAPARQANALGQYIYGEAQLRAIDRRARSEN